TGTCGCACCGAACAGTTGCCAGTCAGAAGACGGTGGTTCCGATCGCCGACGTTGCCAGCGGGATGCCGACGGTCAGCTTCGTTTGACTTCCCGGTGTGCACGCTTGTTGCTGCTGATCGGCCTGATGACGGGTTTCTTGTCCGGAATCTTTGGGATCGGTGGCGGGTTTGTGATCGTCCCGGCATTGGTCTTGGCCAGCGGTATGTCAATCCACCGAGCCGTCGGGACATCGTTGTTGGTCATCGTCTTGATCAGCATTAGTGGCGTCACGTCGCATCTCGCCGGCGGCAACGACATCTCTCTCTCGATCACATCCCTGTTCATCATCGGTGGTTTCGCCGGCATGTGGCTGGGAGGGGCGATCGGGAAGCACTTACCCGCAGCGTCACTGCAGAAGGTTTTCGCTGTCGCAATCGTGCTGGTTGCCATCTTTATCGTGTCGAAACAGATCGTCTTGCAAATGTCCCTTTAGACAGGAGTGTCCAAGGTGTTGTTGAAATATTTTTACGATGACAAGCTGGCTCATGCCTCGTATCTGGTCGGGTGTCAGCGAGCCAACGTTGCTCTGATTGTCGATCCAGGGCGTGATATCGAACAGTATCTTTCCGTCGCCAAGTCCGAGGGGATGGAGATCACGGCAATCGCCGAAACACACATCCATGCCGATTATGTATCGGGCGCACGTGAACTTGCGGAACGAGTCAATGCGAAGCTGTATGTTTCCGATGAAGGGCCCAGCGATTGGAAATATCAATACGCTTCCCAGTATGACCATCAACTGCTTCACGACGGCGACGAATTCTTGATCGGCAATCTGAAGTTCACGGTCATGCACACGCCCGGGCACACGCCGGAAAGTTTGTCCTTTCTGCTAACCGACATGGGTGGTGGTGCCGATCTGCCGATGGGGATTTTTACAGGGGATTTTGTGTTTGTGGGATCGATCGGACGACCCGATCTTTTGGAGGAAGCCGCGGGCATCGCAGACACCGCGGAACCCGGGGCGCGCGATCTGTTCGCATCGATCGAACGGTTTCGTGCCCTGCCCGATTACCTGCAGGTATGGCCGGCACACGGGGCGGGTAGCGCCTGTGGGAAGGGATTGGGCGCGATCCCATCGTCGACCGTTGGGTATGAAAAGCGGTTCAATCCGGCGCTGCAGTATCAAGATGAACAAGAATTCGTTCGTTACATCCTGGCGGATCAACCGGAGGCACCGAAATACTTTGCGGTGATGAAACGTGTCAACAAGCAGGGCCCTAAGGTTCTGGGGCCCAACCATCGGCATCAAATGCTGTCGGCGTCCGAGATTGAAGATGCCATTGCAACAGGAAATGTGGTCGATCTGCGTTCCGCCGATGCCTTCGCAGAAGCACACGTTCCTGGATCGATCAACATTCCCGTCGGAATGCTTGCGGGATGGGCGGGGTGGTTGTTGGACTATGCAAAGCCGACCTATTTGATCACCGGTGAAGAAACGCTTGAGGAAGCCGCCAGGGTATTGCACAAGATCGGATGCGATCAAATCGCCGGTGGTTTTGATGCAAGAGAGTTAATCGTCGCCGGGCACGCATCGGAATCCTATCGCAATCAATCCGTCGATCAACTGAGTGAGGCGGTGTTGTCCGGAAAAGTCACATTGCTGGACGTTCGATCGGCCGACGAATGGAATGCCGGCCACATTGAAAACGCACGGCATCATTTTCTAGGACGCTTACCGGAAACGGTCACATCCGTTTCGGCGGATCAGCCCGTCGTGGTGCAATGTCGCAGCGGAGCTCGATCCGCGATTGCCGCAAGCGTGCTGCAAGCGGCAGGGATTAAAAAGGTAACGAACCTAGCAGGTGGCTATATGGCTTGGAAATCAGCCGGCTTGCCCACGACCACACAAGACAAATCTGTGCCCGTGTGATCGTCAGGGCTTACCCACCGACAGAACAAACCTGACAACTTCGATTGACGATGAAAGAAAAAGAAACGATGGAAACCTTGGCTCGGTGCATGTCCGTTCGCGCCGTGACGTATTGTGGTTTGGTTTTGATGGCGACCGCTGTTTCCACATCCGCGTTTGCCCAAGACTTAGAACCGCTGCCCGATTCTGCAGCCTTATCATCAGATACCGTTGCGAAAGTGCAATTGGGAAAGAAACTGTACTTTGATCCGCGTCTGTCGGTGACCGGTACCGTTTCTTGCAATACTTGCCACAATCTGATGGAAGGTGGCGATGACGGTCGCATCAGTTCCATGGGCGTGCACGGGCTGACCGGAGCAAGAAATGCGCCGACGGTTTGGAATTCGGCTTTCCAAGGATCGCAGTTCTGGGACGGCCGAGCCCCGACGCTGGAAGAACAGGCCAAAGGTCCGCTGGTTGCGGATGTTGAAATGGGTATGGCGCACCATGATCAAGTGCTTCAGCGTATTCGTAAGATACCCAAGTACGTCGACGAATTTGCCAGCGTGTATGGATCCGGCGAAGGTGTCACCATTGAATTAGCGGTGGATGCGATCGCGGCATTCGAGCGTACGTTGATCACCCCTGGATCAGCCTTGGACCGATATCTAAAGGGTGATGCATCCGCGTTGACGCCCGCCCAAAAACGCGGCATGGAACTGTTCGATTCCGTCGGGTGCACCGAGTGCCATAGCGGCCCCGCTCTGAACGGATGGACGCCCGGCGAAGAGATCGAATACGCGGAGTTTCCGCGGTATGTCGATTCGCCGCTGGTGGTAAGGTATGACTTGGCTTCCGACACAGGGCGTGGTGCACTGACCGAGGAGGCGTTGGACGAGAATATGTTCAAAACACCGACACTGCGAAACATTTCACTGACTGCCCCTTACATGCACAATGGTCGCGTGCCGACGTTGGCCGAGGCTGTCGAAGTGATGGCAGTGACTCAGTTGGATATGGAGTTGGACGAACAAGAAGTCACCGACTTAGTACGTTTCTTGGAAGCAACCGAGGGGCCGTTTCCGGAAATCAGTCTTCCAAGGTTGCCATCGTTGTCGGGCCAATCGATCGTCAAGGATTGATCGGTCCAAAACAGCGTCTGTCGGCATGTTCAATCCGGTCCACGGGGAACCGGATACAATGAACGCGGCTTCGTTTGTTCCATTGTCTCAAGAGTACGTTTGCATTGACTGGTCGCCGGATTGTTTTGTTGGGCATCGGTCACACCAATGCCGATTTTGTCCGGCGTTGGATCGATCATCCGTTGCCCGACGTGGAATTGGTCTGTGTCTCAAAGTTTGACCAGGCGACGTACTCTGGAATGCTACCCGGAACCTTGGGGGGGCAATTCCGTCCTGATCAGATGCAAATCGATTTGCATCGTTTGGTGGACGATGCTGGCGGCAGACTGATCACTGACAACGTGGTCGCGATGGATGCGACGGCCAAAGAGTTGCAGTTGGACGGTGGGGATCGTTTGCGTTTCGACGTACTGTCGATCGGTGTTGGTTCCATCCCGGCGGGGTGTGAAAACTACACGGATGTGTCGGGCTTTGTTCCCATCAAACCGATGCAGACGTTTCTGTCTCGCTTGCACCAGGCACTGGACCTTGATCGTGCTGCAAGGACGCCATCGATCGCCATCGTTGGTGGCGGGGTCGCCAGTGTGGAAATCGCCTTCTGTCTTGATCAATGGCTACGTTTGCGTTCGTCTCAATCGTCGGCACAACTTCAGATCTTTTGTGCCGATCAGCACGTTGCAAGCGGAATGTCGTGCCAGAGCGTCAAGCGATTGGAAGCATTGCTGGCGAATCGTGGAATCAGTGTCGTCCCCAACGCTCGAGTGACCGATGTCCAGACCGGCAAAGTCGTTGTAAATGATGAAAATTCTTTTGGCGCCGACATTGTGGTTTGGGCGACCGGGGCCGCGCCGCCTCACGTCATTCGATCCTTGGGGCTTCCGACCGATTCGCGAGGTTTTATTGCCACCCAGAAGACTCTGCAATCAACGGGCGACCCCGCCGTGTTTGGCGTGGGAGATTGTGGAACCGTGGTGGATTCGCCACATCCCAAGGCAGGTGTCTATGCCGTCCGGCAGAGCCCGGTGTTGTGGCACAACATCCGCGCTTTTCTCGGTGGCCACACTTTGAAAGAATTTCGGCCGCAGAGTGACTTTTTGAAGCTGCTGAATACCGGCGACGGCAAAGCCTTGCTGGAGTATCACCGTTGGACGATTCATTCCCGGTGGTGTTTGTGGCTGAAAAATCGAATTGATCGAAGTTTCATCCGCGAGTTTCAACGCTAAGGCTGGTGTCGGCGCTTTTGGTTGAAATCGCACCGATCGGCCTTTTCAACCCAAGGCATTCATGGTTGGGCGTAGTGAAGGCTGTGGTCGTCGTGAGGGTCATCGAACGGTGTGTTGCTGGCCAGCGGATTGGCTTTTCGATCATCCAAGTCGATGGTGCCCAGGGGATACCTTCCGCCGACCCAGTAATTGGTGTTGGCGAATCGGACCGCTGGTTCACCATTTGCGGGATCCAAGATGGCTATCGCCAGGGTATAGGATCCTTCCATCGCGGGAAGTGAAAACGTCTGGCTCACAGGAACCTTCTTTGGTTGGATTTTCCATCGGGATGCTTTCGATTCCCAGGTTCCGGCGATTCCCGGCCAATCATCGCTGGACATCCAGGTCGGAGCCGTCCACTGATCCCCGGGAAGCCACGACCGCAGATCGACGTTCGCAAAAACTTGTTTCCAAACAGGCTTTTTAGTATTCAGATCAAGTAGCGAGATTTCCAGTGGCCAAGGGTAGTAAAAGGGAGCGGAGCCCTCGTTGCGCACCTTCACGGAAAAATCCAGTTGATTGCTCGTAACGGAAAACCTGGCTTCGTCGATGACGAAACGATAGCCCAGTGCCTTTTGAACTTCTTCTGCACCGGCGTTCGCCCCCGGGGTGTCGGGGGCGTACTTGGCAATCCACTTCAGTTGGGTGCAATGCAGCCAACGTATGCTGTTGATCACGTGGTTTCGGTGGATCGGATCGACCACTGAATCGGTGGGCGAAATGCCCGGTTGAGTTTCGTAGTCACCCCAGTTGTAGGCCACCTCGCCACCGATGTAGGCGTGTTTCCATCGGCCATTCTGGTTCAGCTTTGCGATCTCGTTTCCGTGCGGCCACATTTGCTGGATGTGCGCCCACGAATCCCAGTACGCACCGAACGGTTGGCTTTGAAATTCCGACCATGGATGTCGGACCGATACCAGTTTGTCCGGGAATGCTTTTTGAAAAGCATCCGCGGCGATTCTTTGCATTCTAGGAGTGGGTGATGGCGAATGTTGCTCGCCCCATTTTCCAAAGATTCCTAGTTCGACGAACGCGACTCGTGGATCATTGTTCCAGCACTGCCCCAACCGCTTGATCAGCCGCCGAAGTCGTCTTTCAAACTGGGGACTTGTGTAGTCTCCGGCGGTCATGTCGGAAGGCCAAAACTTTTGGTCTTCCTTTTCCCAGTGCAAGTAAACCCTTGGAATTGCTTTGATGTTCTTTTTCTCAAAGCCCTCCCATTTTCGATTCGATACCACCATGATCCGATCGATGCCGTCCGATTCATGGTTCTCCAATTCGTTCCAACGAATATAGGTGTGTTGTAGCGTCTGCCATTCGCTTCCTGAAGTGAATCCTTTCAACGGGTTTCGAAGTGCACCGGGATAAGCGACCGGTCGGTAAACGACCTCCTGTGCCAACAGCGTTGGTGCCATGAACGCCAATAGGAAGCAGGTGGCAATCGAATTGATCGGCCGGCGGTAGGACAATCGTTTCATCATGACTTCTTGGGGGCAGATTCCCGGGATGGTGATCCGGTAATGGATCGCCGGTGCTGTTCGACGCCCATGCAAAGGCTTGGCTTCTATGGGGCGTCACGTCGAACCAGAATCACCCAATCCTGATCAGGCTGTTCCGGTGGCAAACCGAGTCCTTGGGATGGGCCCCCTTTGACGGACGTGACGGTTCCGGTTTGTAATTCGCCTCCGTTTCGTGGATCGAACCATTGGATACGGTAGGAGTTTTCCGAATCGGGAAGGTCGATGGCCAGCTTCGATTCAGATTCTTTGGCCGGTCGGTAAACCACGTAAAGGTCTCCCGGCTTGCACAGGCAGTAACCGTTGCCTCGAACGATCAAGGCATCGTCGCTGGAACAATCCAACAACGGCAACTTGGATTCGAAGAACTCTTTTGCGATTCGGGTCTGTTGCCACAGGGATTCACGTGAACGCCAGTCTTCGGCCATCAGATCGTTGTGGTCGTATTCATAGCCGAAGTACCATTCGACGCCCGACGCACCGGCCATCAGGCTTCCCCACAGTACAGGCCCGCGGACTTGGTCGTGCATTGGATCGTCCACGTCGGGAACGGCGCCTCGTTTGGCTGGGCCGATTTCATCCATCGATTGAATCCACGGGTGTCCTGATTCGGTCGACAAGTGTCGCCATTTCAAGACATCCGAATGGACCCGTTTGGGATCGCTTACTTGCAACGAAACACCGTCAAGCATGTCGTGACCCAGCAGTGGCTTCAAAATGTGTTCCTGGGCATCGCGGGCGGCGTGCGAGTGAATCAGTACCGGGTGGTCATAGGGATCCGCATCGGCGAAAAAGTCGGACATTGCCATTTCTTGTTGAGGTGTTTGCCCGATCGGCGAAAAGTTTGCCGGTCCGTTTTCTTCACCCAGATTCCAGACAACCGCCGGGTGATGGGCAAAGCGAGAGATCAATTCGTGGTAATACAGTTGTCGAAATCGTCCGGTATCGCCCTCGTCCAGTAGGGTCTCATTCTCCGTTTCTTGGGTAACGATGTGCAGCAAGATCCCCTTTCGTTGCATGTGTTCGAAAACGATTTCCCACTGGTCCAGCTTGCTGCAGTCAAAGCGGGAAAAGTCGTCCGGTGATCGGTAGGGCCACACGTCTTTCCCATCGCCACCGATGTTCATGGTTAGGAAGTAGCACGAATTCATGCCCACCTGGGACAGGTAATTGAATGCGCCGATCAGTGACTTCCCCTTGCCGTCTTTCCAGGTCGGGTCCCCCGAAGTCCAGTCGGTCAAGTGTGCCGTGAATTGATGCAGATCTTTGGTCGTCTTTGCTTCGCCACGGCTTTCACTCTTTGCCATGCGATAGGTGTCATCAAAGTCCGCGTAGGCCAGCAAATTTTCCGGCGAATTCGCACCGCACTTGAGAAAAACCTCACCGCCGGGGGACATTCGAAAATAGTAGCCGTCGGAAATCACGCGGCCACGGCGGCGAAAATCAACGTCGTCGTTGTCATTCGTCGGCCAATCGGAAACCCGGATTCGACCGCTGGAGGAATCCAATGGTAACTCGGTTCCGGCACCGGGATCGGAGCGGATCGCGATCCAATCACCCCGCCGTAAACTGGCTTCATAGGTCCAGTCGCCCGGTTGGTCCAAGGTGACGCGGCATTGCCAGATTTGCCCGCTATCGGCGCTCGTTTCTGCGGCATCGCCGTCCGCCGCATAGAAGCCCCGGACGTTCAACTCCTGGTCTTCGTGTTGTAGTTTGACCAGCAAGCGTGTATCGGTGAACGGGTTGTCTTCGGCTGTTTCCGATGTGTCGGGGCCCTGGAAAGACAGTGTGATGGTCTCCAAGGTTCTTGCTTCCGACACGGAATCGGACGCTTGCCCGTGCGACAAACCGGTTAGGACAAAGACACCAAGAAGAAACGCGAGCTTGGGAAAACAGGAACGAGTCACGACCATGGAGCAAACCTGAACGATAGCGTGGGATCAATGTTGATCCCACCGATTGTATCCGTTCCGGGCGGCTAAAGATGGAGCGAAGCCAACCCTGGGACAGGTCGCCGGCAAAACGCTGCGAGACCGAGGTGCGCAACGTCACGTTCGCGATATGCCCTACAGGATTGGCTGTCTGTGTTTGGCATGGTGGCAGTCAGTGATGGCAAGAGGTGCGGCCAAGCAAATTTGCCCACCGAACGCCGTGCTCAGATGGTCGGGCGGCGCGGCTACACGCTTTCGGATGAATGCACGACCTGAAAGCCAATCCACTACATTGCTCTACGTGGGAAATAAGTCTCGTATGTTGAGGAGGTATGGTTGGTGAAATTCTTCAAGTTACCGTTGGTCGTTACTGCGATCGTCCTGCCATTGATGCTGATTGTTGGCGTCCTGGTCATGATGTGGTTGGACGGCCAGGGGCTATCCAATCGTGAGTTGTCCGAACGAGCGTCCAGGCTGGGATCGGCGACCGCGGTCATCGGATGCATCATCATCGCACCCTTTTGGTTCATCGCTGCAGCAAAGTTTGGAAAAGCCAAACGCGAATCGCGTCTCTAGCCGTTCACGCCGCTTGGACAGCAAAAACAACAACTACGAAATCGGCGTGATCCATGCTTTGCACATTCGTGATCAAGGCGTTGCGCCGAGCCCGACCGTCATGGCGAGCCAACCCGCTGGACGATCACCTGATGGGGGCCCTGATTTGTGTCCCCAAAGTCGACGTCAACGGAAAACGAGAACTTCCCGCCAGGCAAATCCATTCGGATTTTGTGACCACGGCGGTTTCCTGGTTCAATCGTTAGTGTTTTTGCGTAGTTGCCTGCTCGTACCGTGGCCTGACCGGAGCTTGGTGAGTCGGCGAAAACTAATTCAACGTCGTAGGTACCGGGTTTCATACTTTCCAACAACCAATGCCCGTTGGAATCGGCCGCCCAAGCTCGACCTTTGGTGTGACGCCAGTCTTGCCGGGTCAAGACCGTTGTCGGTTCATGATCAGTTCCGATGACGATCCGTGGTGGGGCATAATTGTTCGGACGCGTTGTACTGACATCGGCGAACCAAGCCTCGTACGCCTCCTGCAAGCGGGCCTTCACTTCGGGGAATTCATCGGACACGTCACGCTGTTGCCGAGGGTCTTCGTGGAGGTTGTAAAGCTCCAGTTTGGGTGGACCCGAAAAAGTCTCTTTCCCAAAGCCGCTGGGATGGACCAGCTTCCATGGGGCTTCGTGCAGCGAAAAGTGATGATACCGTTGCGGGACATCGCCACGGTGGGCTTGGATCACGACTTGCCGTTTTGGCCAATCTGCTTCGTCGTCCATCAGTAGCGGCAAAAAGCTACGACCGTCGATTTGCAGATCTGATGGCAGGTCCACCTGACACGCATCCATCAGCGTCGGTAAAAGGTCGATGTGGGCACACAATTCATCTCGTTCAACGGGAGCGGCGATCGCGGTTGGCCAGTGGAATACCAGTGGTGATCGCACGCCGCCGTCATCGACATGAGTTTTCATGCCTCGCATGTCGCCGACGTAACGCAGTGTGTTGGGGCCGTTGTCATTCAAGTAGATGACGATCGTGTTTTCACGGATCTTCAACTCGTCCAGCTTGCGCAACAACCGCCCGACGTTTTCGTCGATATTGGTGATCATCGCCGCGATCCGCGCAAGTTTGTCGACCTCCGCTGACAATCGCTTTGGTGGAAGGTCTTTGACGAGGATCGGACCAAAATCGGCCGTCAAGTAGCTCTGGTAAAGTTCTTTCGGGACGTCATGGAATGGTCCGTGTGGCGCATTGGTGGCGATGTAGGTAAAGAAATGGTTCTCTTCGGCGACCGCCGATTCGATGAACGACATGGCGGCATCGAAGTAGATGTCAGTGCAATAGCCTTTCATCGGGGTTTCGACCCCATTTTTGAACAGCGTCGGGTCGGTGTATTTGCCTTCGGCGCCGATTGGATCCGACGGTTGTCCGATACCGCCACCTCGATGCACCAGACAGTCTTGAAACCCTTGGTCCATTGGTCTCAAAGGGTAACTATCACCCAGGTGCCACTTGCCATAGATTCCCGTTTGATAGCCGGCGTTATGCAGCAATTCTGCGATCGTGACTTCCGCCGGATCCATCATTGCGCGTCCGACATAGGTGTCGATGCATCGGGTCCGATAGTTGTATCGACCGGTCATCAAGCTTGCCCTGGTCGGGGCACACACCGGGCTGACGTAGAATCGGTTCATCAGCGCGCTGCGTTGAACCAAGGCGTCCAATTCGGGGGTCTTGATGACTTCGTTGCCCATGAAACCGTAGTCGCCGACACCCTGGTCGTCACTCATGATGACAATGACGTTTGGACGTTCCAATGCCAATGCCGATGCCATCCAGGCAATCGACGTCAGTGTCAGCACGGCGGTCCGGAAAAACGCCCGATGGTGATCACCGACTTTCATGCGAACGATCCTCTAGTTGGATGGATTTGGGGTTGGTCAATTTGGATTCAAAGATGAATGTCGTCCCTTGCGTTGGACGAACAAGTCGCCAAGCAGGATCCATCCTTGATGTAACTTCCGTCTGGGGGACGGAGCGTGCAGTGTGACACGTTTGCCTCGCTCCTGGCACGACACGATGTCAAAGAGGACCAGCCGCGGATCTGCCAGAGCCGTAGCGATGGAAACACTCAATCGTTGCGTCGGCAAGTAGTATAGCGACCGGGGATTCAATCCGTTGCGTTTCGGACCGGGGTGACGCCATCAAGCCGACTGGATGGGGCAGCCGTTTGGGGATCGGAACATCGCGTGCCTTCAGGTGTTCGGATTCAGCCATCCATCGGGCTGGTTTGAAATTGCCGACAAAATGCTTGCTTGCCAAAAAACGTACCGTTTTGGACCAATCTGACGCCTGCTACAGTGACATCAATTCGTTCTGTTTTCATCTTCTATGAATCGGGTTTCGTGATGTCATTTCGTTCGCCTGCGTTGCGTGTCGCGTTTGTCGTTTTGCTCATGGGATGGTTGTTTGCTGGCGAAAGGCATTTGAAGGCAACGGATCCAGATCGCAGCAAGGTGCCGATGCGTTTAACTCCGTTTGAAGGTGAAATCGGCAAGACCTACAAAGACTCGGTATCCGACTGGCAAGGGCCCGTTGCCGCACCAGAAGGAGCCCCCAATGTTTTGTTGATCCTGTTGGATGACGTGGGGTTTGGCCAGACGTCCACGTTCGGTGGTTTGATTCCGACACCGAATTTGGACAAGTTGGCATCGGAGGGCATCAAATACAATCGATTTCATACGACGGCGATTTGTGGGCCTTCGCGTGCGGCGCTATTGACGGGCCGGAATCATCATCAATGCGGAAACGGATTTTTGATGGAGTGGGCTACCGGTTTTCCCAACTATTCCACGATGCTGCCAAAGAATACGGCAACCATCGCGGAGGTCTTGAAACATAACGGGTACAACACTTGGTGGTACGGTAAAAACCACAGTACGCCTGACTGGGAAACCACCGTTGCCGGTCCTTTTGATCGCTGGCCGACGGGGATGGGGTTTGAGTACTTCTACGGCTTTAATGCAGGAGAGACCCATCAGTACTACCCGGTCATTTTTGAGAACACGGTGCCTGTCGAGCCAAACAAGACGCCCGACGAAGGGTACCACTTCATGACCGACATGACCGACCGCGCAATCGCTCGGATGAAGCTTGCCAAGTCGGTCGCCCCGGAAAAGCCGTTCTTCATGTATTTCGCTCCCGGGGCGATGCATGCACCCCATCACGTCACCGCGTCTTGGCGTGACCAATTCAAAGGCAAGTTTGACATGGGGTGGGAGAAGTATCGCGACCAGGTATTCCAGAACCAGTTGCGGATGGGAATCGTCCCCCAAGGAACCCAGTTGACGCCACGTCCCGAGTGGGTTCCGGAATGGGAAAGCTTGAGCGATGAACAGAAAGACGTTTACTGTGCGTTGTTTGAGAACTTCGCGGGCTACTTTGCCTTTACGGATCACGAGGTAGGGCGGTTGTTGAATGCGGTGAAGGAGTTGCCCGATGCAGAGAACACCCTGGTGATCTACATCGTTGGCGACAACGGAGCATCAGCCGAGGGTGGGCCGGATGGAACCTTGAACGAGATTCGCAACTTGAACGGGTTGCCGACGGATTTGGACGAAGTTGCGACGCATTTGGATTTATTGGGTGGACCCGAGTCGGAGCCGCACTATCCCGTCGGCTGGGCATGGGCAGGCAACACCCCGTTTCAGTGGGTCAAGCAAGTGGCGTCCCACCTGGGCGGAACTCGAAACCCGATGGTGGTCAGTTGGCCGGCGAAGATTCAGCCCGATGAACGTCCCCGCGATGCATTTCTGCATTTGGTGGATGTTGTCCCGACAATTCTGGAAGCCGCAAACGTCCCGATGCCAGAACAGGTCAATGGAATCACGCAGCTTCCATTGGCGGGCAAGTCATTCATGGATAGTTTTGACAATGCCGGCTATCAGGGCAGGCAAAAACAATATTTCGAGATTTTCACCAACCGATCCATCTATGTCGATGGATGGAAAGCCAATGCCCAGCACACCATTCCTTGGCGACAAGATTTAGCACCGGGGAACTGGGATCAAGACCGTTGGGAGCTTTACAACTTGGAATCCGACTTTTCAGAAGCGAACGATTTGGCGGCGATGATGCCCCAAAAACTCGAAGAGTTGAAAGAACAGTTTGCTGCCGCCGCGGAACAGAACTCGGTTTATCCGTTCGATGATCGCGGCGCCGGTCGATTGGCCATTCCCAAGCCATCGGTTCCGGGATGGGACCCCGAGTCAAAGACATACATTTATTACGCAGGTGCCACCCGGATCGCTGAACCGGCTGCTCCGCCCATGAAAAACCAAAGTTGGTCGTTGACGGCCAGCATCGATGTCAACGAGTCGACAGCCGAAGGCGTGATCATGGGATTCGGGGGTGTTGCCGCCGGAATGGTGCTTTACTTGAAAGACGGCGTCCCGGTATTCGATTACAACTTTTTCGAGGA
The DNA window shown above is from Crateriforma spongiae and carries:
- a CDS encoding sulfite exporter TauE/SafE family protein, whose translation is MDPLAIAFGAVVGLALGLTGGGGGIFAVPLLVYGLSVSPREAVGISLAAVGGTALLGVVQRVIRHEVEFRTGILFAVAGMISAPVGAFVATRLPGELLLVLFAVLMLVVAWQLWHKATHAPDVAPNSCQSEDGGSDRRRCQRDADGQLRLTSRCARLLLLIGLMTGFLSGIFGIGGGFVIVPALVLASGMSIHRAVGTSLLVIVLISISGVTSHLAGGNDISLSITSLFIIGGFAGMWLGGAIGKHLPAASLQKVFAVAIVLVAIFIVSKQIVLQMSL
- a CDS encoding MBL fold metallo-hydrolase, coding for MLLKYFYDDKLAHASYLVGCQRANVALIVDPGRDIEQYLSVAKSEGMEITAIAETHIHADYVSGARELAERVNAKLYVSDEGPSDWKYQYASQYDHQLLHDGDEFLIGNLKFTVMHTPGHTPESLSFLLTDMGGGADLPMGIFTGDFVFVGSIGRPDLLEEAAGIADTAEPGARDLFASIERFRALPDYLQVWPAHGAGSACGKGLGAIPSSTVGYEKRFNPALQYQDEQEFVRYILADQPEAPKYFAVMKRVNKQGPKVLGPNHRHQMLSASEIEDAIATGNVVDLRSADAFAEAHVPGSINIPVGMLAGWAGWLLDYAKPTYLITGEETLEEAARVLHKIGCDQIAGGFDARELIVAGHASESYRNQSVDQLSEAVLSGKVTLLDVRSADEWNAGHIENARHHFLGRLPETVTSVSADQPVVVQCRSGARSAIAASVLQAAGIKKVTNLAGGYMAWKSAGLPTTTQDKSVPV
- a CDS encoding cytochrome-c peroxidase, which encodes MKEKETMETLARCMSVRAVTYCGLVLMATAVSTSAFAQDLEPLPDSAALSSDTVAKVQLGKKLYFDPRLSVTGTVSCNTCHNLMEGGDDGRISSMGVHGLTGARNAPTVWNSAFQGSQFWDGRAPTLEEQAKGPLVADVEMGMAHHDQVLQRIRKIPKYVDEFASVYGSGEGVTIELAVDAIAAFERTLITPGSALDRYLKGDASALTPAQKRGMELFDSVGCTECHSGPALNGWTPGEEIEYAEFPRYVDSPLVVRYDLASDTGRGALTEEALDENMFKTPTLRNISLTAPYMHNGRVPTLAEAVEVMAVTQLDMELDEQEVTDLVRFLEATEGPFPEISLPRLPSLSGQSIVKD
- a CDS encoding FAD-dependent oxidoreductase, producing MTGRRIVLLGIGHTNADFVRRWIDHPLPDVELVCVSKFDQATYSGMLPGTLGGQFRPDQMQIDLHRLVDDAGGRLITDNVVAMDATAKELQLDGGDRLRFDVLSIGVGSIPAGCENYTDVSGFVPIKPMQTFLSRLHQALDLDRAARTPSIAIVGGGVASVEIAFCLDQWLRLRSSQSSAQLQIFCADQHVASGMSCQSVKRLEALLANRGISVVPNARVTDVQTGKVVVNDENSFGADIVVWATGAAPPHVIRSLGLPTDSRGFIATQKTLQSTGDPAVFGVGDCGTVVDSPHPKAGVYAVRQSPVLWHNIRAFLGGHTLKEFRPQSDFLKLLNTGDGKALLEYHRWTIHSRWCLWLKNRIDRSFIREFQR
- a CDS encoding DUF4832 domain-containing protein; its protein translation is MKRLSYRRPINSIATCFLLAFMAPTLLAQEVVYRPVAYPGALRNPLKGFTSGSEWQTLQHTYIRWNELENHESDGIDRIMVVSNRKWEGFEKKNIKAIPRVYLHWEKEDQKFWPSDMTAGDYTSPQFERRLRRLIKRLGQCWNNDPRVAFVELGIFGKWGEQHSPSPTPRMQRIAADAFQKAFPDKLVSVRHPWSEFQSQPFGAYWDSWAHIQQMWPHGNEIAKLNQNGRWKHAYIGGEVAYNWGDYETQPGISPTDSVVDPIHRNHVINSIRWLHCTQLKWIAKYAPDTPGANAGAEEVQKALGYRFVIDEARFSVTSNQLDFSVKVRNEGSAPFYYPWPLEISLLDLNTKKPVWKQVFANVDLRSWLPGDQWTAPTWMSSDDWPGIAGTWESKASRWKIQPKKVPVSQTFSLPAMEGSYTLAIAILDPANGEPAVRFANTNYWVGGRYPLGTIDLDDRKANPLASNTPFDDPHDDHSLHYAQP
- a CDS encoding DUF5060 domain-containing protein; this translates as METITLSFQGPDTSETAEDNPFTDTRLLVKLQHEDQELNVRGFYAADGDAAETSADSGQIWQCRVTLDQPGDWTYEASLRRGDWIAIRSDPGAGTELPLDSSSGRIRVSDWPTNDNDDVDFRRRGRVISDGYYFRMSPGGEVFLKCGANSPENLLAYADFDDTYRMAKSESRGEAKTTKDLHQFTAHLTDWTSGDPTWKDGKGKSLIGAFNYLSQVGMNSCYFLTMNIGGDGKDVWPYRSPDDFSRFDCSKLDQWEIVFEHMQRKGILLHIVTQETENETLLDEGDTGRFRQLYYHELISRFAHHPAVVWNLGEENGPANFSPIGQTPQQEMAMSDFFADADPYDHPVLIHSHAARDAQEHILKPLLGHDMLDGVSLQVSDPKRVHSDVLKWRHLSTESGHPWIQSMDEIGPAKRGAVPDVDDPMHDQVRGPVLWGSLMAGASGVEWYFGYEYDHNDLMAEDWRSRESLWQQTRIAKEFFESKLPLLDCSSDDALIVRGNGYCLCKPGDLYVVYRPAKESESKLAIDLPDSENSYRIQWFDPRNGGELQTGTVTSVKGGPSQGLGLPPEQPDQDWVILVRRDAP